In Tursiops truncatus isolate mTurTru1 chromosome 19, mTurTru1.mat.Y, whole genome shotgun sequence, a genomic segment contains:
- the LOC117308982 gene encoding chymotrypsinogen B isoform X3 — MAFLWLLSCFALLGAAFGCGVPAIDPVLSGLSRIVNGEEAVPGSWPWQVSLQDSTGFHFCGGSLISEDWVVTAAHCGVKTSDLVVAGEFDQGSDAENIQVLKIAKVFKNPKFNMFTVRNDITLLKLATPARFSETVSAVCLPSANDDFPPGTLCATTGWGKTKHNGRLWWPPGLPEGWSLDPGGHCVLGQRHLFHINTCCVRPCYCTHPLGTADPGRQLSPGLLPSQP, encoded by the exons ATGGCCTTTCTCTGGCTCCTCTCCTGCTTCGCCCTCCTGGGGGCCGCCTTCG GCTGCGGGGTCCCTGCCATCGACCCTGTGCTGAGTGGCCTGTCCAGGATCGTCAACGGGGAGGAGGCTGTCCCCGGCTCCTGGCCCTGGCAGGTGTCCCTGCAG GACAGCACCGGCTTCCACTTCTGCGGGGGCTCCCTCATCAGCGAGGACTGGGTGGTCACCGCTGCCCACTGCGGGGTCAA AACCTCTGACCTGGTGGTGGCCGGGGAGTTTGACCAGGGCTCAGACGCCGAGAACATCCAGGTCCTGAAGATTGCCAAG GTTTTCAAGAACCCCAAGTTCAACATGTTCACCGTTCGTAACGACATCACCCTGCTGAAGCTGGCCACGCCCGCGCGCTTCTCCGAGACCGTGTCCGCCGTGTGCCTGCCCAGCGCCAACGACGACTTCCCCCCCGGGACGCTGTGCGCCACCACGGGCTGGGGCAAGACCAAGCACAACG GGCGACTCTGGTGGCCCCCTGGTCTGCCAGAAGGATGGAGCCTGGACCCTGGTGGGCATTGTGTCCTGGGGCAGCGGCACTTGTTCCACATCAACACCTGCTGTGTACGCCCGTGTTACTGCACTCATCCCCTGGGTACAGCAGATCCTGGCCGCCAACTGAGCCCAGGGCTCCTGCCATCCCAACCCTGA
- the LOC117308982 gene encoding chymotrypsinogen B isoform X2 has product MAFLWLLSCFALLGAAFGCGVPAIDPVLSGLSRIVNGEEAVPGSWPWQVSLQDSTGFHFCGGSLISEDWVVTAAHCGVKTSDLVVAGEFDQGSDAENIQVLKIAKVFKNPKFNMFTVRNDITLLKLATPARFSETVSAVCLPSANDDFPPGTLCATTGWGKTKHNAHKIPDKLQQATLPILSNADCKKYWGRKITDVMICAGASGVSSCMGDSGGPLVCQKDGAWTLVGIVSWGSGTCSTSTPAVYARVTALIPWVQQILAAN; this is encoded by the exons ATGGCCTTTCTCTGGCTCCTCTCCTGCTTCGCCCTCCTGGGGGCCGCCTTCG GCTGCGGGGTCCCTGCCATCGACCCTGTGCTGAGTGGCCTGTCCAGGATCGTCAACGGGGAGGAGGCTGTCCCCGGCTCCTGGCCCTGGCAGGTGTCCCTGCAG GACAGCACCGGCTTCCACTTCTGCGGGGGCTCCCTCATCAGCGAGGACTGGGTGGTCACCGCTGCCCACTGCGGGGTCAA AACCTCTGACCTGGTGGTGGCCGGGGAGTTTGACCAGGGCTCAGACGCCGAGAACATCCAGGTCCTGAAGATTGCCAAG GTTTTCAAGAACCCCAAGTTCAACATGTTCACCGTTCGTAACGACATCACCCTGCTGAAGCTGGCCACGCCCGCGCGCTTCTCCGAGACCGTGTCCGCCGTGTGCCTGCCCAGCGCCAACGACGACTTCCCCCCCGGGACGCTGTGCGCCACCACGGGCTGGGGCAAGACCAAGCACAACG CCCACAAGATCCCCGACAAGCTGCAGCAGGCGACCCTGCCCATCCTGTCCAACGCCGACTGCAAGAAGTACTGGGGCAGGAAGATCACCGACGTGATGATCTGTGCGGGCGCCAGCGGCGTCTCCTCCTGCATG GGCGACTCTGGTGGCCCCCTGGTCTGCCAGAAGGATGGAGCCTGGACCCTGGTGGGCATTGTGTCCTGGGGCAGCGGCACTTGTTCCACATCAACACCTGCTGTGTACGCCCGTGTTACTGCACTCATCCCCTGGGTACAGCAGATCCTGGCCGCCAACTGA